In Mycobacterium sp. Aquia_213, the sequence TGCGCCATTTCTTTCACCGTGGATTCCGGCACGCAGCTGGACTACTCTGCCAGCGCGATTCGCGAAAGTATCAAACGAGCCGAAGCGGAATATCGGGTACTGGCGGAGTCGCTGCGAAACGCGGCGCTGGCCTACGAAGAAGCCGACCAGGCGGCCGCGGACGCGCTCACCAACGAGTCGTCGGCCACGCCCGAGTCCGCGAGCACACCTGCGGCGCAGAAAACCGGCAGGGACGAAAGCTTCGCGCCGCCGCCGGAAACACCCGGATATGACGGTTATTACGACCTCAGGCAGGCGATTGAGGATATCGAGGCTCCCGACCAAGGGCCCGGGTACACCAAATTCGAGAATGACTGGAACGCCTATGTTTTGGCGTTGCAATCGGACGAGGTCATGCGACGCTTCCGCCCATTCGAGTACTGGGAAGGCGAGTCGGCGGCGGCGGTCGAAGCCAATTTCGAACAACAGAAGAAATATCTGATCCAGCTGGGCGGCGGCTCTTGCTACCAGGTTGCCGATCAGGCCAGCAGGGTTGTCGAGGCGCACAAATGGGCCATCACGGTCCACCCCTCGTCCTATGAGCTATACATCACCGACTACTGGTACGACGAGTACGGGAGGAGGGGAGACATCGCCAGACAAAACGACAGTCTGACGTGGTACGTCGACATGCAGGAAAGGTCGGAGACGGTGCTGGCCGAGTACTACAGCCGCGCGACTTTGCCGTTAGCGCTGGTATATCCCACCAACCCTCCCGCCGCGGTCACTGTCAAGGCGCCCCTTCAGATACCGGATAACGCCGAAGAAATCATCCGTGGCGCGATCGGTGGCGCTATTGGTGGTGTTGTCGATGCCGGCACTGGGGTGGCCAAACCCGACGCCCTTGCTTCGCCGCTGTCCAACGCGAACTTGTCCGACATGGTCAGCAGCCTCAGCGATATGGCCAGCCAAACCGACACGGCCAGTGACCCATTCGCTAATACGGCGCCGCCACCGCCGATGGTTGCGCCCGGCCTGCCGAAGGCGGGTGGGGTCAAGCCGGCGTCAGTGGGTGGCGGCGGCATGCCTTCGGCGCCGTTGCAGGCTCCGTCGGACGCCGGTGCGGCGACGTCGGGTGCGGCGGCACGACCCGGCGCGGGCGGCGTGAACCCCGGAGCGGGCGGTGCGATGGGCGGTCGCGGCGCCATGGGCGGCGGGATGCCGATGGGCGCCGGGGCAGGCCAGGGCCAGGGCAAGGACAGCAAGGCCAAACGCTACGGGGACGAAGAGGACATCTACACCGAAGAGCGGCCGTGGACTTCGTCCGTCATCGGTGTTCGCCGGCGCAACGACGCACCCGAGTGACGCTGCACGGGGTCGGGTCAACCGCGCCGTGTTTGCGTCGTCCGACACAGGTGAACAACAGTCGACGCTGGAGCGGCGTAGGCGTGTCGTACGGTCAAAGTGCCTGGTACACAGCGAGATTGGTGCGCGCGACGACTCGGAGCGCTGTTAGAGTTCAGTCAAATTATTGCCGCGCGATTCCAGAGAAATTGGGAGGAAATTAGCGATGCCCAAGATTTCAGATACCTGGAAGCCCGGTTTCAGCACGGTCGCGGCGGGTAAAGCCTTCGCGACGGGCAATTACGCCGATGGCACGCTCAACCTTGTCCTCGCTCTCGGCCAGGCCGGGTATGCGATCGGGAAAAACTATCTTCCTAAATCGGTGGCGGGCGACCTACTCGGTCCTCGCAAAGAGGGCAAAGAATCGTTAAGGGACTCGTTCGGGGTAGAGGCCGTCATCCTGGAACGCGGGATACAGATTGTGACCGCGCTGACGCTGTTGCTCGGCAGTGGCAAGGAACAGGGTCAGACGTATGAAGCGGCATCGAGTTATTTCAAACTAGCCTGGGAAAACCTGAAGGATGCGGCGGTTGTCGGCGACTCGTGGTTGGGTACGGCGGCCGATTCCTATAACGCGCTAAACGCCCAGCAGACAGAATGGGCGACCATTATGGAAGGCCTTGATCTTCAGGTCGCGGCGCTCCTCCAGCAGAACTCCGACACGCTTGGCAATTGCAAGATCACCCTGACGAGCGTCCGGGCCTTTTACACCGCTTGCATCCCGGTAGCGGCCACTCTGCGATGGGCCTATGGCCCAGCCGGGGAAGCGATTTCGATAACGTTCCAGTGGGCAATGTTGTTGGTTGGTTTGCCGGTGGCTCTCTCCGCGTGTGTGGTCGCGTTTACCAAAGCGGCGGACAACGGGGCTGCCCTCCAGGCGGTTACCGCCGAATACACCGCCGTTGCCGCCAGCGCGACCGGCACGGGTTCGGAATACGCGCCGCCCGCGGAAGCGCCCGCGCCGAAGTCGACGGTGAGCGAGTTCGACGAGATCAACGCCGGATCATCGGCCGCGGCGTCCGGTGGTTTTGGCCAGGGCGCCGCGTTGCCCGCGGGCACCCCGAGTTCGTCCCCCGGTGCCGTGAGCACTGGCGAAGCCGAGAGTCCTTCGGGTGACTGGTCGGGCGCACCGTCGTTGGAGGGTGCGGTGCCGCAGGCCGGCGGCTCACCGGCCTACGCCTCGCCCGCCGTCGGTCGGATGCCGAGCGCGGTGTCGGGCGCACCGACCTCGTCCCCATCGCCCGCGGCGGCCGGAGCAAAGGGGACCGCCGCGCACGAGCCGACCGCCGACGAGGAAGGTGTTCTCGAGGGGGCGGCCACGGGCGCCGAGGCTGCTGAACGAGCGCCCGTCGGCACCCCCGCCGACGGCACCGAATCGGTGCACGAACGCGTCCGCTGAGCCGTGGAAAGAGGAAATCGATGCCAGACAAGATGCAAGTAACAACCGCATACCTAGAAAAATTGGCTGTCGAGCAGGACGAAGCCGCGGCCGAAATCAACAATGCCATGTCAGCAGCCAATGGGTTGGCGTACAAACTGGTTTGGGATCATGGCTTGATCTCCGCGGTGTTCTGGGGAGCAATGTTCGGCACCGAGAGTGAACGCGAAGCCGCGTGCAACAACATGATCGCCGTATCCACTGATATGGCCGCAAATCTGCGCACCAGCGCGGCCGCCTATACGAGCACCGACGCGCAGTCCAGCAAGAACCTCGGCCGACAGATTTTGCCCGGCTGAATTCGGCAACCTACTGCCAGAGTTCGGAAAGAGAGACGCCAGAGTGGACACCACGCAACACGGACACGGCGACGAGGACGGATATTCCGCCGCCGCATGGGATTTCGGCGACAACCCGGAAAGCGGTGGACACCAGGATTTCGGCGACGGGTTTGGCCAGGACAGCGGTGCGTTTGATTTCGGCGACGGTTCCGGCCACGACTATGCCGAGCCGTCGGCGATAGACGCGTTGGTCGCGAACGAACCGGCGGAGCCCGCGTACGCAGCGGCCGAGTCGCGCTTGATGGACACGCTGGCCGAGCACGCAGGCGACCTCGGGGCCACCGGTGCCGACGACGACGAAGACGCATTGCCGACAGCCAAGGTGACTAATCCGCCCGAGAGCGTGTCGGTGACGGCGACCATGGACGGCAGAGTCGCGACGGTCGAACTGTCGGCGGATGCGGCAAAGATGAATGAATCCGCGCTTGCCGACGAGATACTCGCCATCGCGGACCTTGCTCGGCAACGGGCCCTATCGATTCAGCACTCCTTCGTGCTTGATGCCTTCCGGCACCTGGGGATAACGGATCCAGAGGATGAAGAGTTCGTCGCCGAAGCGCTGGAAACGGGCGTGACCGAATTGCGGTCGCCGGACCAGGCTATTCGGGCGCAGGCGGAGGTATTCGCCACGCGGTACACCAGCGATGACGTCTGAGCACCCGACGGGCCCGGGCAGAGACCCCCGACATAAGGACGCCAGATGAGCAATGAGATGCACCCGATAGTTGCCGAGGCGCTGCGCACGGTGGAGCAGATTCAGTCGATGGGGGACGCGGATGCCGCCCACTTGAAGAACGAATCCTTCAGGGGCGCAGACGAAACGGAGACCGTCAAGGTAACGCTCGATGGCCGGCAGTGGCTCACCGGCCTGTACATCGCGGACGGCTTGCTGCGACTGGGCGTTGAAACGGTGGCGCTGCGGGTCAACGAAGCGATACAAAACGCGCAGGCCACCGCGACGGCGGCCGTCGCAGCCCAGCAGCAGGAATTCATCGAGTCGCTGGGAAGGCTTGCCGATTCGCTGACCGAAACGATCGGGACGGGCGAAGCCAAACCGCAGTAACGGCAACGCCTTTGGTGGCAGTTAGGCCTTCACGGCCGACTTCGGTGATGGCGTTGCGGCTTCGAGCAACTCGGCGACGTGCTTCCAGTAGAGCCAGTCAGCGACGGCGGAACGCTGGGCGGGTGGCTCGGCCGCCGCGCGCGCCTCACCGACGATCACCTCGTGCGCGTGGGCGGCGTAGGCGCGGAACGCCCGCAGGTGTGCCGCCGATCGGCCGGTCGCGCGGCTGGACAACGGTCTCATCGTCTCCAGCCACAACTTCG encodes:
- a CDS encoding PPE domain-containing protein, which gives rise to MAEMLKVEYDELMARAAELEVPLPAPPPESARPPCAISFTVDSGTQLDYSASAIRESIKRAEAEYRVLAESLRNAALAYEEADQAAADALTNESSATPESASTPAAQKTGRDESFAPPPETPGYDGYYDLRQAIEDIEAPDQGPGYTKFENDWNAYVLALQSDEVMRRFRPFEYWEGESAAAVEANFEQQKKYLIQLGGGSCYQVADQASRVVEAHKWAITVHPSSYELYITDYWYDEYGRRGDIARQNDSLTWYVDMQERSETVLAEYYSRATLPLALVYPTNPPAAVTVKAPLQIPDNAEEIIRGAIGGAIGGVVDAGTGVAKPDALASPLSNANLSDMVSSLSDMASQTDTASDPFANTAPPPPMVAPGLPKAGGVKPASVGGGGMPSAPLQAPSDAGAATSGAAARPGAGGVNPGAGGAMGGRGAMGGGMPMGAGAGQGQGKDSKAKRYGDEEDIYTEERPWTSSVIGVRRRNDAPE
- a CDS encoding EspA/EspE family type VII secretion system effector — protein: MPRDSREIGRKLAMPKISDTWKPGFSTVAAGKAFATGNYADGTLNLVLALGQAGYAIGKNYLPKSVAGDLLGPRKEGKESLRDSFGVEAVILERGIQIVTALTLLLGSGKEQGQTYEAASSYFKLAWENLKDAAVVGDSWLGTAADSYNALNAQQTEWATIMEGLDLQVAALLQQNSDTLGNCKITLTSVRAFYTACIPVAATLRWAYGPAGEAISITFQWAMLLVGLPVALSACVVAFTKAADNGAALQAVTAEYTAVAASATGTGSEYAPPAEAPAPKSTVSEFDEINAGSSAAASGGFGQGAALPAGTPSSSPGAVSTGEAESPSGDWSGAPSLEGAVPQAGGSPAYASPAVGRMPSAVSGAPTSSPSPAAAGAKGTAAHEPTADEEGVLEGAATGAEAAERAPVGTPADGTESVHERVR
- a CDS encoding type VII secretion target, with protein sequence MPDKMQVTTAYLEKLAVEQDEAAAEINNAMSAANGLAYKLVWDHGLISAVFWGAMFGTESEREAACNNMIAVSTDMAANLRTSAAAYTSTDAQSSKNLGRQILPG
- a CDS encoding secretion protein EspD, producing the protein MDTTQHGHGDEDGYSAAAWDFGDNPESGGHQDFGDGFGQDSGAFDFGDGSGHDYAEPSAIDALVANEPAEPAYAAAESRLMDTLAEHAGDLGATGADDDEDALPTAKVTNPPESVSVTATMDGRVATVELSADAAKMNESALADEILAIADLARQRALSIQHSFVLDAFRHLGITDPEDEEFVAEALETGVTELRSPDQAIRAQAEVFATRYTSDDV
- a CDS encoding YbaB/EbfC family nucleoid-associated protein, with amino-acid sequence MSNEMHPIVAEALRTVEQIQSMGDADAAHLKNESFRGADETETVKVTLDGRQWLTGLYIADGLLRLGVETVALRVNEAIQNAQATATAAVAAQQQEFIESLGRLADSLTETIGTGEAKPQ